A portion of the Hoylesella buccalis ATCC 35310 genome contains these proteins:
- a CDS encoding SusC/RagA family TonB-linked outer membrane protein — protein MKTKNYLCAILTVAGSAFASQPMLASASDWNLPGVMMQQQAVRGIVVDAHGEPIVGATVVVVGKTSSGTITDLNGRFTLSVNAGTQIQISYVGYKTVTLRASDNMQVKLEEDAGQLSEVVVVGYGTQKKANLTGAVASVDLDKSLSSRPIADVGRGLQGAVPGLNIRIPTGEVGSDPLIKIRGQIGSILGSSNPLILLDNVEIPSIQLVNPDDIESISVLKDAASASIYGSKAAFGVVLITTKSGTKKDKFEVNYSNNFSWQDPAKKIEMGGIDGLRYTLDAHKNRQGTMPAGGFWRVNDESFEKILQWQEKYGGSVNWNDPVVYGRDWMFDGVNKYGYRIYDGVKAMIRPWAPTQSHNLSFSGKSGKTSYNIGLGYLGQNGMSRAAKIDDFKRYNASISINSEINKYLSIRASSIYSDRNKRYPGVGTTTADPWLYLYRWSALMPIGVTENGHNLREAAYEIGASNTDNFENKYYNINLGFTVNFTKDWDLKFDYTYDHQMQERNSSVMQYEAGQTWYSPSELFVDGKPVFVDENGNVSPDGTMRAYTFPLQKYFSNNTASHVRDYNRFVNRNTVNAYTTYNLYLDQEKEHAFKFMAGMNAVTSKSRWIQGQKNDLIDLENPQFPLATGDQFISGDRFWEGQMGFFGRVNYNFADRYLLEGNIRRDGSSKFPSHLRWEWFPSFSAGWVFSNEAFMESISKVFSFGKLRASWGSIGDQTVPNTLYKSILSDGDSNWLGVESSKRKYYGTPSIIDYDISWQRIETLDFGVDLRFFKNELGLTFDWFQRYTKDMIIPGESLPVTLGTGAPQGNYGDLRTRGWELSLDYRHRFENGLGINMTAMISDSYTDITKGADHLIPWENRSVYNSYSTGRRYGDIYGLVTDRLFQKDDFVYDTDGNLVKTNVIYKGTLRKTNQQSTKYPVYQVHYENGDKLMFAPGDVKFVDLDHDGYITPGAATNGDHGDLTVIGNSTPRYEYSFRLGLDYKGFDFSIFCQGIGKRKIWGSGQLAIPGFFAKEGAMPKTFATEYWTPERTDAFYPRAWDLGGSNSGFGMQVQSKYLLNMAYLRIKNINMGYSLPKNLLSSLYLTKARVYLSLENFFTFDKLRGLPIDPEAISGYSMFSSSYNLSRTGTGTPVFKSVSCGIQLSF, from the coding sequence ATGAAAACAAAAAATTATCTATGTGCGATACTTACGGTCGCAGGTAGTGCTTTTGCGTCCCAACCGATGCTGGCATCAGCAAGTGATTGGAACTTGCCTGGTGTGATGATGCAACAGCAAGCCGTTCGTGGTATCGTAGTTGATGCCCATGGCGAACCTATTGTGGGTGCCACGGTTGTTGTGGTTGGTAAAACGTCGTCAGGTACGATTACGGATTTAAACGGTCGTTTTACACTTTCTGTGAATGCTGGTACTCAAATTCAAATTTCTTACGTAGGGTACAAGACGGTAACGCTTCGAGCAAGTGACAACATGCAAGTAAAGCTTGAGGAAGATGCCGGACAGCTTTCAGAAGTAGTCGTAGTGGGTTATGGTACTCAGAAAAAAGCCAACTTGACGGGCGCTGTGGCCAGTGTTGATCTTGACAAATCTCTGAGCAGTCGTCCTATAGCCGATGTTGGTCGAGGATTGCAAGGAGCGGTTCCGGGGTTGAATATTAGAATACCAACCGGTGAAGTTGGTTCGGATCCTTTGATTAAGATTCGTGGACAAATAGGTTCTATTTTAGGATCGAGTAATCCGCTTATCTTATTAGATAATGTAGAGATTCCAAGTATTCAGCTGGTGAATCCTGATGATATTGAATCGATTTCGGTGTTAAAAGATGCCGCTTCAGCTTCTATTTATGGTTCTAAAGCAGCTTTCGGTGTAGTTTTAATTACGACCAAGAGTGGTACCAAGAAAGACAAGTTTGAAGTAAATTATTCGAATAACTTCTCTTGGCAAGACCCAGCGAAGAAAATTGAAATGGGAGGAATCGATGGTTTGAGGTACACTCTTGATGCACACAAGAACCGTCAAGGTACAATGCCTGCCGGAGGTTTTTGGCGTGTCAATGATGAGAGTTTTGAAAAGATATTGCAATGGCAGGAAAAATATGGCGGTTCTGTTAACTGGAATGATCCGGTTGTGTATGGTCGCGACTGGATGTTTGACGGTGTAAACAAATACGGATACCGTATTTACGATGGTGTAAAAGCCATGATTCGTCCCTGGGCTCCGACACAATCACATAATCTATCCTTTTCGGGCAAATCAGGTAAAACGTCTTATAACATAGGATTAGGCTATTTAGGACAGAACGGAATGTCGAGAGCTGCAAAAATTGATGATTTCAAACGTTACAATGCTTCGATAAGTATAAACTCGGAAATCAACAAATATCTGTCGATTAGAGCAAGTTCTATCTATTCGGATCGTAATAAACGATATCCCGGCGTGGGAACTACAACAGCCGACCCATGGCTTTATTTATATAGATGGAGTGCATTGATGCCAATTGGTGTTACCGAAAATGGTCACAATTTGCGTGAGGCTGCCTATGAAATTGGTGCCTCTAATACCGACAATTTTGAAAATAAGTATTATAACATCAATTTGGGCTTTACCGTTAATTTTACCAAAGATTGGGATCTTAAATTCGATTATACTTACGATCATCAAATGCAGGAGCGTAATTCTTCTGTCATGCAATATGAAGCAGGGCAAACGTGGTACAGCCCTTCAGAATTGTTTGTTGATGGAAAACCTGTATTTGTGGATGAAAACGGCAATGTTTCTCCTGACGGAACGATGAGAGCCTATACGTTCCCGCTGCAGAAATATTTCTCTAACAACACAGCATCTCATGTCAGGGATTATAACCGGTTTGTGAATAGAAATACAGTTAATGCTTACACAACTTATAATTTGTATCTGGATCAGGAGAAAGAACATGCGTTTAAGTTCATGGCTGGTATGAATGCGGTTACAAGTAAGAGCAGATGGATACAAGGACAGAAAAACGATTTGATTGATTTGGAGAATCCACAGTTTCCATTGGCCACCGGCGATCAATTTATATCAGGTGACCGATTTTGGGAAGGTCAGATGGGCTTCTTCGGACGTGTTAACTATAATTTTGCAGACAGATATCTTTTGGAGGGCAACATTCGCCGCGATGGTTCATCAAAATTCCCCAGTCATTTAAGATGGGAATGGTTCCCCTCTTTCTCTGCAGGATGGGTGTTTAGTAACGAAGCCTTCATGGAATCGATTTCCAAAGTTTTCTCTTTCGGAAAGTTGAGAGCTTCATGGGGTAGCATCGGCGATCAGACAGTTCCTAACACGCTCTACAAATCAATTCTTAGTGATGGAGATTCTAATTGGTTAGGAGTTGAAAGCAGCAAGAGAAAGTACTATGGAACACCATCAATTATCGATTATGATATTTCGTGGCAGCGAATTGAAACATTGGATTTCGGTGTAGATTTGCGCTTCTTTAAAAATGAGTTAGGACTAACTTTTGATTGGTTCCAGCGTTATACGAAGGATATGATCATACCTGGAGAAAGTCTTCCCGTTACATTGGGAACTGGTGCTCCACAAGGTAACTATGGAGACTTGAGAACCAGAGGTTGGGAATTGTCATTAGATTATAGGCACCGGTTTGAAAATGGCTTAGGTATTAATATGACAGCCATGATTTCCGATTCTTATACTGACATTACGAAAGGTGCAGATCACTTGATTCCTTGGGAAAATCGTTCAGTTTATAACTCCTATTCAACAGGTAGACGTTATGGTGACATCTATGGATTGGTAACGGATCGTTTGTTCCAAAAAGATGATTTCGTTTATGATACAGATGGAAATCTTGTTAAAACGAACGTAATTTATAAAGGTACATTACGCAAAACCAACCAGCAATCAACCAAATATCCAGTTTATCAGGTACATTATGAAAACGGAGATAAGTTGATGTTTGCCCCTGGTGACGTCAAATTTGTCGATTTGGATCATGATGGTTACATTACTCCAGGTGCCGCAACCAACGGAGATCATGGTGATTTAACGGTTATAGGAAACTCTACACCGCGTTATGAATACAGTTTCAGGTTAGGATTGGATTATAAAGGTTTCGACTTTTCCATCTTCTGCCAAGGCATTGGCAAGCGTAAGATCTGGGGTAGTGGTCAGTTGGCCATTCCAGGATTTTTTGCCAAGGAAGGCGCTATGCCAAAAACATTTGCAACAGAATATTGGACGCCTGAACGCACAGACGCATTCTATCCAAGAGCTTGGGATTTAGGTGGTTCAAACTCTGGCTTCGGCATGCAAGTTCAAAGCAAGTATCTCTTGAACATGGCATACCTGAGAATTAAGAACATCAACATGGGATATTCTTTACCCAAGAATTTACTATCGAGTTTATATTTAACTAAAGCAAGAGTATATCTGTCGTTAGAGAATTTCTTCACCTTTGACAAGTTGAGAGGTTTGCCAATTGATCCTGAAGCCATTTCTGGATACTCTATGTTTAGCAGTTCATACAATCTATCACGTACGGGAACAGGAACTCCTGTGTTCAAGTCTGTTTCTTGCGGTATTCAATTATCCTTTTAA
- a CDS encoding exo-beta-N-acetylmuramidase NamZ domain-containing protein: MKKLIALLLLLGTFSTTSWCSTSHVVTGAEQTHLYFPLLKGKKIVLFSNHTGMVGNQHLLDIMVNYRMKVIGVISPEHGFRGTADAGEHVTNSVDAQTGVPIYSLYNGKKGKSSLQVLKSADILVVDIQDVGLRFYTYYISMLKLMDACAEVKTPVLVLDRPNPNGFYVDGPILDMKYKSGVGALPIPIVHGMTLGELARMINGEGWLSNHRQCKLTVIPCKNYTHQTRYELPIPPSPNLPNMQAVYLYPSTCFFEGTNVSLGRGTSKPFQQYGHPDMTGYGYSFTPQSVAGAKNPPQLGKTCHGVDLSNADTALIQRRGIDLSYVINAYRNLNIGSKFFTPFFEKLTGVGYIREMIMSGCDADTIKAKWQKDVEQFNQQRRPYLLYQE, translated from the coding sequence ATGAAAAAACTGATTGCCCTACTGCTGCTTTTAGGCACTTTCAGCACCACCAGCTGGTGCTCAACATCACACGTCGTTACCGGAGCGGAGCAAACTCATCTTTACTTCCCGCTTCTAAAGGGTAAAAAAATCGTTTTGTTCTCCAACCATACCGGCATGGTGGGCAATCAACACTTGCTGGATATCATGGTCAACTACCGAATGAAGGTCATTGGCGTGATATCGCCCGAGCACGGATTCAGGGGAACAGCCGATGCTGGTGAGCATGTCACCAACTCTGTGGACGCGCAAACAGGCGTGCCAATCTATTCGTTGTACAACGGAAAGAAGGGAAAATCGAGCCTGCAAGTTCTCAAAAGTGCCGACATCTTGGTGGTGGACATACAAGACGTAGGACTGCGGTTCTACACCTATTATATATCCATGCTCAAGCTCATGGATGCCTGTGCGGAAGTAAAGACACCGGTACTGGTTTTAGACCGTCCCAATCCGAATGGCTTTTATGTAGACGGCCCCATCCTAGACATGAAGTACAAATCGGGCGTGGGTGCCCTACCCATCCCCATCGTACACGGAATGACCTTGGGTGAGCTGGCGCGAATGATCAACGGAGAAGGGTGGCTGAGCAACCACCGCCAATGCAAACTCACCGTCATCCCCTGCAAGAACTACACGCACCAGACACGGTATGAGCTACCCATCCCACCTTCGCCCAACCTTCCCAACATGCAGGCGGTGTATCTCTATCCAAGCACATGTTTCTTCGAGGGAACGAATGTGAGTCTGGGGCGAGGCACATCAAAGCCTTTTCAGCAGTATGGGCATCCTGACATGACAGGGTACGGCTACAGCTTCACGCCGCAAAGCGTGGCTGGTGCCAAGAATCCGCCACAATTAGGGAAGACGTGTCATGGCGTTGACTTGAGCAACGCAGACACCGCACTCATACAGCGGCGAGGAATAGACCTGTCGTATGTCATCAATGCATACCGCAACCTAAACATTGGCAGCAAGTTCTTCACGCCTTTCTTTGAAAAGCTAACAGGCGTAGGCTACATCAGAGAGATGATCATGAGTGGCTGTGACGCTGATACGATTAAAGCTAAGTGGCAGAAAGACGTTGAACAATTTAACCAACAACGGCGGCCCTATCTACTTTACCAAGAATAA
- a CDS encoding sodium:solute symporter, whose amino-acid sequence MNAIIILITVGIYFILQLAVSFRKSTTANSDFFSGSRQSKWYIVAFAMIGASISGVTYVSVPGMVNKSGFGYLQLVLGFIVGQLIIAFVLTPLFYRMKLTSVYEYLSNRFGLKAYHTGAWFFFISKMLGAAVRLFLVCFILQMLAFDPLGIPFIVNVFISVGFVWLYTHRGGVKSVIWADVIKTCCLIISVALCIYFIARDMGLSLSGTFHAIGQSSMSKMLFFDDPNDKQFFFKQFLAGIFTMIATNGLDQDMMQRNLSCRNSRESQKNMIFSIILQFFVVSAFLMLGVLLYLFAAQHGMSETGDKLFPAIATGPYLPMIVGILFIVGLASSAYNAAGAALTALTTSFTIDILGGHSLSENRVKRMRQRVHLGMAILMGVVIIAINILNSTSVVDAVYTLASYTYGPLLGMFAFGIIMKQQVHDRYVPWVAIAAPVLCLILDKHSMQWFNGYQFSYEILIFNALFTFLGLCLLIRRK is encoded by the coding sequence ATGAACGCCATCATCATTCTCATCACCGTAGGTATCTATTTCATCCTACAACTCGCCGTGTCGTTTAGAAAATCAACGACAGCTAACTCCGATTTCTTCTCGGGCAGTCGACAATCTAAATGGTATATTGTTGCCTTTGCCATGATTGGTGCCAGCATTTCGGGTGTGACCTACGTGTCGGTTCCTGGCATGGTGAACAAGAGTGGGTTTGGCTATTTGCAATTAGTCTTGGGGTTTATCGTCGGCCAACTCATCATCGCCTTTGTCTTAACCCCACTGTTTTATCGCATGAAGCTCACCTCGGTGTACGAATATCTGAGCAACCGATTCGGCTTGAAGGCTTACCATACGGGAGCGTGGTTCTTCTTCATCAGTAAGATGTTGGGAGCTGCGGTGCGCCTGTTCCTGGTGTGTTTTATCCTACAGATGCTGGCTTTCGACCCGCTGGGCATTCCGTTCATTGTCAATGTTTTCATCTCTGTGGGCTTCGTATGGCTGTACACGCATCGCGGAGGGGTAAAATCGGTGATTTGGGCAGATGTCATCAAAACCTGTTGTTTAATCATTTCGGTGGCACTCTGTATTTACTTCATCGCCCGAGACATGGGGCTTTCGCTTAGCGGAACTTTCCATGCGATTGGACAAAGCAGCATGAGCAAAATGTTGTTTTTTGATGATCCCAACGATAAGCAGTTTTTCTTCAAGCAATTCTTGGCGGGCATCTTCACGATGATTGCCACCAACGGACTTGACCAAGATATGATGCAACGCAACTTGAGTTGTCGCAACAGCAGGGAATCACAAAAGAACATGATTTTCAGCATCATTCTTCAGTTTTTCGTGGTTTCCGCTTTCTTGATGCTTGGTGTGCTGCTGTACCTCTTCGCAGCACAGCATGGAATGTCAGAAACAGGCGACAAACTGTTCCCAGCCATCGCCACAGGGCCCTATCTCCCCATGATTGTCGGCATCTTATTCATTGTTGGTCTGGCATCATCGGCCTACAATGCTGCCGGAGCAGCCCTGACAGCACTCACCACCTCGTTCACAATCGACATCCTTGGTGGCCACTCGCTGAGCGAGAACCGTGTGAAACGCATGCGTCAACGTGTACACCTTGGAATGGCCATCCTGATGGGTGTGGTTATCATCGCCATCAACATCCTGAACAGCACCAGTGTGGTAGATGCCGTCTACACCCTTGCCAGCTACACCTACGGTCCCCTCTTAGGAATGTTCGCCTTTGGCATCATCATGAAACAACAAGTACACGACCGCTATGTGCCATGGGTAGCTATCGCTGCACCTGTGCTGTGTTTGATATTAGACAAACACTCCATGCAATGGTTCAATGGCTATCAGTTTAGCTACGAGATACTTATTTTCAACGCATTGTTTACCTTCTTAGGACTATGCTTGTTGATTCGACGAAAATAA
- a CDS encoding xanthan lyase, giving the protein MLFTIGIHAQNRPAVFAPTCDTPLVQELTTHNRPKYGLSNRHIAMWQSHGRYYEAKLDRWEWQRCRLLQTVEDLYTQSYVLPFLVPMLEQAGANVLIPRERDWNSFEAIVDNDGNSFQPKAKYSEYNGKESWKNGTGKGFAYLRKTYTNFQNPFTEGSYRMVTSIKKGAESTAEWVPQIDETGEYAVYIAYHTVPGSTNSARYTVYHRGGISEFKVNQQMGGGTWIYLGKFAFDKNLGKSQRIVLSNKTGKAGEVVTADAIKIGGGMGNIGRPEISTYPRFTEAARYWMQWAGVPDSIYSPTAGKDDYKDDYQARGEWVNWLAGGSESYPSGRGLNIPIEMSLAFHSDAGVTKNDSTIGTLGIYFTQSYDSVFANGASRQLCKEYAETIHNSILRDIRAQFEPAWHSRGNKDATYFEARTPRVPAMLLELLSHQNFADMRYGLDPRFRFAVSRAIYKAMLRFSCKQHQQKYVVTPLPVSHMAAHLTDKGQVELTWQAVEDTLEPTAKPNSYIVYTRYGNGEFDHGKVVKQCKYVADVPQDMVCSYKVVAMNEGGVSFPSEIVAVGRSGKADAKKALVVNGFNRVSAPADFVAPAPLDTLYAGFLDNEDHGVPYMVDISYVGSQKEFNRSLPWLDDDSGGFGDSHGNEETTVIAGNTFDYIALHGDAILKAGCSFESCSRERFNRVEKDIQWIDIILGKQRQTKLGNGKIYPLRYKVFTPEMQQILTAYTQQGTSIFVSGAYVGSDLWNNKLAKPQKGDILFATNVLKYKWRNSRAAVTGRLSTVKSSFNLSPAAYNYAHTLGPKTYIVESPDAIEPACDNAYTVMRYPENNFSAAVAYRGDYKTWVMGVPFESILDAANREKLMAEVIQFFKQ; this is encoded by the coding sequence ATGCTGTTTACCATTGGCATACATGCTCAAAATAGACCTGCGGTCTTTGCACCTACTTGCGACACCCCTTTGGTGCAAGAGCTCACTACTCATAACCGTCCAAAATACGGTCTGTCAAACCGCCATATTGCGATGTGGCAAAGTCATGGACGATATTACGAAGCCAAATTAGACCGCTGGGAGTGGCAGAGATGCCGCCTCTTACAAACCGTTGAAGACCTATATACCCAGAGTTATGTGCTACCTTTCTTAGTTCCCATGCTCGAACAAGCAGGAGCCAATGTACTGATTCCGCGCGAAAGGGATTGGAACAGCTTTGAAGCCATTGTGGACAATGACGGCAACAGCTTTCAACCAAAGGCAAAATATAGTGAATACAACGGAAAAGAAAGTTGGAAAAACGGCACAGGAAAAGGCTTCGCTTACCTTCGAAAGACCTATACCAACTTTCAAAACCCATTTACCGAGGGCAGTTATCGCATGGTGACTTCGATAAAAAAAGGAGCAGAAAGCACGGCCGAATGGGTTCCACAGATTGACGAAACAGGCGAATACGCCGTTTATATAGCCTATCATACTGTGCCTGGGAGTACCAATTCAGCCCGCTATACCGTTTATCATCGGGGAGGAATCAGCGAGTTTAAGGTCAATCAACAAATGGGTGGCGGTACCTGGATTTATCTTGGAAAATTCGCTTTTGACAAGAATTTAGGCAAAAGTCAGCGAATCGTCCTCAGTAACAAGACAGGTAAAGCAGGCGAAGTGGTGACAGCCGATGCTATTAAAATAGGTGGAGGAATGGGCAATATCGGCAGACCAGAAATAAGTACCTACCCTCGTTTCACCGAAGCAGCACGCTACTGGATGCAATGGGCGGGCGTTCCTGACAGCATTTACAGTCCTACGGCTGGCAAAGACGATTACAAAGACGATTATCAAGCACGTGGCGAATGGGTGAACTGGCTGGCCGGAGGGTCTGAAAGCTATCCCAGCGGCAGGGGTTTGAACATTCCCATAGAGATGTCTTTGGCCTTTCACTCCGATGCGGGTGTCACCAAAAACGACAGTACCATTGGCACTTTGGGCATTTACTTCACGCAATCGTATGACAGTGTGTTTGCCAATGGCGCCTCGCGACAACTTTGTAAGGAGTATGCCGAAACCATTCATAACAGTATTTTACGAGACATACGGGCACAATTTGAACCCGCATGGCACAGCAGGGGCAACAAAGACGCCACTTATTTTGAGGCTCGCACGCCACGAGTGCCAGCTATGTTGTTGGAATTGCTGTCGCATCAGAACTTTGCAGACATGCGTTATGGACTTGATCCTCGTTTCCGATTTGCGGTAAGTCGCGCCATTTACAAAGCCATGCTACGCTTTTCGTGCAAACAACACCAACAAAAATACGTGGTGACACCGCTCCCCGTGAGTCACATGGCAGCCCATTTAACGGATAAGGGGCAGGTAGAACTTACTTGGCAAGCTGTTGAAGACACACTTGAACCCACGGCAAAACCCAACAGCTACATTGTGTATACGCGCTATGGAAATGGAGAGTTTGACCATGGAAAAGTGGTGAAGCAATGTAAATATGTGGCAGATGTACCCCAAGACATGGTGTGCAGCTACAAAGTGGTGGCGATGAACGAGGGCGGTGTGAGCTTCCCATCCGAGATTGTGGCCGTAGGACGCAGCGGAAAAGCAGACGCTAAAAAGGCTTTGGTGGTAAACGGATTCAACCGAGTATCGGCTCCGGCCGATTTTGTTGCACCCGCTCCGTTAGACACTTTATATGCCGGATTCTTGGATAATGAAGACCACGGTGTACCATATATGGTAGATATCAGTTATGTAGGCAGCCAGAAAGAGTTTAACAGGTCGCTCCCATGGCTCGATGATGATTCGGGTGGCTTTGGCGACAGTCACGGAAATGAAGAGACAACAGTCATTGCAGGCAACACATTCGATTACATCGCCCTGCACGGAGATGCCATATTGAAGGCGGGTTGTTCGTTCGAATCGTGTAGCCGGGAGCGCTTCAACCGTGTTGAGAAAGACATCCAATGGATTGACATCATCTTGGGAAAACAGCGACAGACAAAGTTAGGCAACGGCAAAATATATCCTTTGCGCTACAAGGTCTTTACGCCCGAAATGCAACAAATACTCACCGCTTACACCCAACAAGGCACATCCATATTCGTATCGGGTGCATACGTAGGCAGCGATCTGTGGAATAACAAATTGGCAAAGCCACAAAAGGGAGACATTCTCTTTGCAACAAACGTACTTAAGTATAAGTGGCGCAACAGTAGAGCGGCCGTCACAGGACGGTTGTCGACCGTGAAATCGTCATTCAATCTCTCACCAGCTGCCTACAACTACGCGCACACGTTGGGACCAAAAACCTATATTGTAGAATCGCCCGACGCTATTGAACCTGCTTGCGACAACGCCTATACGGTGATGCGTTATCCCGAAAACAACTTTAGTGCAGCAGTGGCATACCGCGGTGACTACAAGACATGGGTCATGGGCGTGCCATTTGAGTCGATATTGGATGCTGCCAACAGAGAGAAGTTGATGGCAGAAGTCATACAGTTCTTTAAACAATAA
- a CDS encoding PQQ-binding-like beta-propeller repeat protein: MKRIQTFIYSLLALAFCVQVQAQIGTFRFAQLTDIHLNQNNPNPTEDLLRSIAQINATDSLDFVLVTGDITEEGDNATLHKVKQCLDLLRYPYYIVMGNHETKWSESGCTMFAKIFGDERFSFFHKGIQFLGFNTGPFMRMAFGHVKPQDISWIQSTIKDKKQPVILVTHYPILEGDVDNWYELTDAVKPYNIRLFVGGHYHRNKQSTYDGIPGVLIRSNLRDKDALPGYGIYEVSPDSIIVYQQRIGEKKQLICAYSLTNQLFSHDQKADNYPDFSVNKTYPNVKRKWCVQTGTAIYSSPVVEGNRVFVGDDAGILTAYNLKTGKKLWAYQSGNRIVGTPAVENGIVVFGSADQYIYGIDAKNGSLKWRIQAEAPVLGAVTIQQGIAYIGSSDHIFRAIDIQNGKVVWTYNKVKGYVETKPLVTNNQVIFGAWDNTLYSLNQKNGHENWRWTGNLTRMHFSPAAVWPVATQNRVFIVDPERALTAIDLTTGATIWRTYQSKVRETIGLSADQTRIYAKTMQDSVVCYSATSEQPKQLWRANLQFGYEHATSMMAEQGDVVLGSTKDGLIFGLQAKTGKIRWKHKIGNSLINTVVPVGRNQLLVTAASGELCLLKYQ; the protein is encoded by the coding sequence ATGAAGAGAATACAGACCTTTATATACAGTTTATTAGCACTTGCCTTCTGTGTACAGGTACAAGCGCAAATAGGCACTTTCCGCTTTGCCCAACTGACAGATATACACCTCAATCAAAATAATCCCAATCCAACCGAAGACTTGCTTCGATCTATCGCACAGATTAACGCAACGGACAGTCTTGACTTTGTTCTCGTTACGGGCGACATCACCGAGGAGGGCGACAACGCAACGCTGCACAAAGTAAAGCAGTGTTTAGACCTTTTACGCTATCCTTATTATATCGTGATGGGCAATCACGAAACCAAGTGGAGCGAATCAGGATGTACCATGTTTGCCAAAATATTCGGTGACGAACGCTTCTCATTTTTCCACAAAGGCATTCAGTTCTTGGGCTTCAACACAGGTCCATTCATGCGCATGGCATTCGGTCATGTGAAACCACAAGATATATCGTGGATTCAATCGACCATCAAGGACAAGAAACAACCGGTGATATTGGTCACCCACTACCCTATTTTAGAAGGCGATGTAGACAATTGGTATGAGTTGACCGATGCTGTAAAGCCTTACAACATTCGTCTTTTCGTTGGTGGCCATTATCACAGAAACAAACAGTCCACTTACGATGGAATCCCTGGCGTACTCATCCGATCCAATCTACGCGATAAAGACGCACTGCCAGGATATGGCATTTATGAAGTTTCTCCTGACTCTATCATCGTTTACCAGCAACGAATAGGAGAAAAGAAACAGCTTATATGCGCCTACTCTTTAACCAATCAGCTGTTCAGCCACGACCAGAAAGCCGACAATTATCCTGACTTTTCAGTCAACAAGACCTACCCAAACGTGAAAAGAAAATGGTGCGTACAAACGGGTACGGCCATCTATAGTTCGCCTGTCGTTGAGGGAAACAGAGTATTTGTGGGCGATGACGCTGGCATACTAACGGCATACAACTTGAAAACGGGTAAAAAGCTGTGGGCATACCAGTCGGGAAACCGTATTGTGGGAACGCCTGCGGTTGAAAATGGGATTGTGGTTTTTGGCTCAGCCGACCAGTACATCTACGGCATTGATGCCAAAAACGGAAGTTTAAAATGGCGTATTCAGGCCGAAGCACCTGTGTTGGGAGCCGTTACCATCCAGCAAGGCATCGCATATATAGGCAGCAGTGACCATATTTTCCGTGCCATTGACATCCAGAACGGAAAAGTAGTGTGGACCTATAACAAGGTAAAAGGATATGTAGAAACAAAGCCTTTGGTTACAAACAATCAAGTTATCTTTGGCGCATGGGACAACACACTTTACTCGCTGAATCAAAAGAACGGTCATGAGAACTGGCGTTGGACGGGCAATCTCACTCGAATGCACTTCTCGCCAGCAGCCGTTTGGCCCGTTGCCACGCAGAATCGCGTTTTTATTGTAGATCCCGAACGAGCCCTCACGGCCATCGATTTAACAACGGGTGCAACCATTTGGCGCACGTATCAGTCGAAAGTACGAGAAACGATTGGCCTATCAGCAGACCAAACGCGCATCTACGCCAAGACCATGCAAGACAGTGTGGTGTGCTACAGCGCCACCTCTGAACAACCCAAACAACTATGGAGAGCAAATTTACAGTTTGGTTACGAACACGCTACCTCCATGATGGCCGAACAAGGCGATGTGGTTTTGGGGAGCACCAAAGATGGTTTGATATTTGGTTTACAGGCGAAGACTGGTAAAATTAGATGGAAACACAAAATAGGCAACTCACTCATCAACACCGTTGTGCCCGTTGGACGCAACCAACTGTTAGTCACGGCCGCCAGTGGAGAGCTATGCCTCTTAAAATATCAATAG